In the Gracilimonas sp. genome, CTTTACTTATTAAGTAATAATTGGTTTTTAGAATATTATTTCTATTCATAATTAATACCTTTTATTTAATTAAAATTATAATCAAGCCTGATCGGCTTACCTATAATTGTAATTAATACTGCAGTTATACAGCAGTGGACAAAAATTTATTGTATGAAAGAGAACTTGTATATCCAGCTCCTAAGCTTCTTTGCTCGTCTTTACTCATAAACTCTATTACAAGACTACCTTTGCAAGTATAAACATAACTCCTTCTCCTCCTTGAATACTTGATAGGGCAATCAAAATCATGCTTCAATTCGTTTAGTATTTCATAGAGCCATCGTTCCGAAATGCCTAATTTTTCAGCCAGTTCTTTGGGAGTACCTGTGCATTTCCTTCTTATCAAATAATCTAAATACTCTACCCGATCTAGTGATTTTTTTAAACCCATACGAAAATTAATTTCCCGACCTTTTTAATTTCTAATAACTAAATAGGTAATTCTATTATTTTCAAGATATATCGCCCCCCAATTTGTGCTTTTACTCGTAACCCATTGCCAGTTCTTGTTTTAAGGCTGTTAAATTTTTATCAAAATTAGCTGATAAAAATTTATGAAGTGACTTTTCGTTAGCCAATCCTGCATTTACAGCAATTCTAAAACCGATTGCTGTAGGAGTCTTGCGAATTTCTTTTTTTATAAGGCTAAGTCGAAAACTTTTTAGTTGATCTTTGGGACATATTCCAAATTCTTTTTTAAAAATTCGGCAATAATGAGACCTCGAATATCCCATTTTTTCTGCCCACTCACTTACTGTTAGAATTTCTAGATAATTCTTTTCGAGTATTTCTATGGCCATAGAAATACCGAGCCTTTTGTCTTTCCCCATAAGACAACCCCTCTATTTTTATTGTTATATATTAGATAGAGAGAATAGATTTCAAAATGTTACAAAAAAGCCTGAATTTACCACTGAACTTAGGCTTATCTATTAAGATTGGAGAGTCGTTTATTAGATGAGCGTCATTATCTACTCGTCACATAGATCCTCCTTCGTGATGCCCTTCCGGAAGCTCCTTCATTCCTGACTGCGTTGCCACGCTCTGGCTTAGCAACAAGTGTTAAAAATATCACTTCCTAAACTGCACTTCTTTCCACTTCTCAAACAGATGCGCAACCTTTAGACGCTGGTATTTTCCGGTGGAAGTCACTGGCAACTCTTCGCCAAATACCACTACTTTTGGGGCTTTGGAGAATGGCAGATGTTGTTGGCAGTAATCTAAAATGACTTGCTCGTCTTGCTCAGCTCCCTCTTTCAGTTGCACATACGCTCCAACTTCTTCTCCGTACCAGTCGTTTTCAAATCCCACAGCTATTCCGGCTTTCACACCCGGAGCCTTGTTGACCACTTCATCAATTTCCAGCGGAGCCAGGTTAATGCCCCCTCGGATAATCAGCTCTTTTAACCGGCCGGTAATGAAAAAGTAGGAATTCCCCTCTTCGTCTTTTTTGATAAAACCTTCATCACCGCTTCGAAACCAGCCGTTTTTAAAGGCCGACTCATTCGCTTCCCGGTTATTGAAATATCCTTTCATCACATTCACCCCTCGAATGACGATCTCGCCACGTTCGCCTTCCGGCATGGAGTTACCTTGTTCATCCTGAATGTCCATGTTGTTGGCCGGAACCGGAATGCCAATACTTGGGTAGCCAAAATCCCGCATCCATTTGTTGTGTTCATCTTTGGGTTGTTCCGCAGGTATGAAACAGGAATAGCAGGTGGTTTCGGAAAGTCCATACCCGTGGATAATGGGAATCCCGAATTTCTCCTCAAAGTTTTGGGCTACTTTCACCGTCAGCGGTCCGGCCCCGCAAATGATATGGCGAAACTGTTCTGACTCCGGGGCTTCTTTTCCTTCATAATAATTTGTGAGATACTGAAGCAACGTTGGCACCACACTCACGACATGAACCTGCTCTTCTTCAATGGCTTTAAAAAAATGCCCCGCACTGAACTTCTGATTCAACACCGTAGATCCGCCCACAAAAAACGGGGTTATCATAGTCACAACCGTACCATTTACATGATGAATAGGTAATACGCACATCATTTTTGTTTGACCATCAATGTTGTGCCACTGACTGATAGTTCGGGCATCTTCCAGCAGGTTACACTGAGTTAAAACAACGCCTTTTGGGTTTCCCGTAGTGCCCGAGGTAAATACAATGAGAGCTTCAGATTCAATGCTAACCTTAGCCTCCCGAAGCTCGCCTTCCTCGGCAGAAAAAGAATCAACGGAATCATTACAAACAACTACTTCTATATCCCCCAGCTGACTTATTTCATCAATAACCGTCTGAATACGTTCTGCATATTCATCCCTGACCAG is a window encoding:
- a CDS encoding class I adenylate-forming enzyme family protein; the protein is MKFNTLEEKIAHARTLENSPEDLQDDFFSLLKRGIGSDKTYLTYRDAGQNRTEISYREFYEHVVNTARFYQSKGLQPGDKIATISHNHWHTVIQYFAAWFCGLVVVPVNLGEDDNRIAYILENAEVKLALVRDEYAERIQTVIDEISQLGDIEVVVCNDSVDSFSAEEGELREAKVSIESEALIVFTSGTTGNPKGVVLTQCNLLEDARTISQWHNIDGQTKMMCVLPIHHVNGTVVTMITPFFVGGSTVLNQKFSAGHFFKAIEEEQVHVVSVVPTLLQYLTNYYEGKEAPESEQFRHIICGAGPLTVKVAQNFEEKFGIPIIHGYGLSETTCYSCFIPAEQPKDEHNKWMRDFGYPSIGIPVPANNMDIQDEQGNSMPEGERGEIVIRGVNVMKGYFNNREANESAFKNGWFRSGDEGFIKKDEEGNSYFFITGRLKELIIRGGINLAPLEIDEVVNKAPGVKAGIAVGFENDWYGEEVGAYVQLKEGAEQDEQVILDYCQQHLPFSKAPKVVVFGEELPVTSTGKYQRLKVAHLFEKWKEVQFRK
- a CDS encoding AraC family transcriptional regulator, which encodes MGKDKRLGISMAIEILEKNYLEILTVSEWAEKMGYSRSHYCRIFKKEFGICPKDQLKSFRLSLIKKEIRKTPTAIGFRIAVNAGLANEKSLHKFLSANFDKNLTALKQELAMGYE